Proteins encoded in a region of the Vicia villosa cultivar HV-30 ecotype Madison, WI linkage group LG5, Vvil1.0, whole genome shotgun sequence genome:
- the LOC131605519 gene encoding uncharacterized protein LOC131605519, translating to MSNLVKFDFVARDISGKNYLPWALDAEIHLNAKGHSNAIKEGNTSFDQQKAKSMIFLCCHLHEDLKKEYLTVTDPYVLWKNLKERYAHQKLVILPKARYDWMHLRLQDFKSVSDYNYAMFRITSKLTLCGAKVTDEVMLEKTFSTFHASNVLLQQQYREKGFNKYSDLISCLLVVEQNNELLMKNQEAHPAGTAPFPEVNVARHCYYVQNCGRGRERGRGRAHNYARGLNFDHSRNGNHKNVSLHQKWKDTEKA from the coding sequence ATGTCAAATCTTGTAAAATTTGACTTTGTGGCTCGTGACATCTCGGGAAAGAATTATTTGCCTTGGGCTCTAGATGCTGAAATCCATCTAAATGCAAAAGGTCACAGTAATGCTATTAAAGAAGGAAATACATCATTTGATCAACAAAAGGCAAAATCCATGATATTCCTTTGTTGTCATCTTCATGAGGACCTTAAAAAAGAATATCTTACTGTAACTGATCCATATGTTTTGTGGAAAAATTTAAAAGAGAGATATGCTCATCAAAAATTGGTTATTCTACCAAAAGCTCGTTATGATTGGATGCATTTACGCTTGCAAGATTTTAAAAGTGTAAGTGATTATAATTATGCAATGTTTAGAATAACCTCTAAGCTGACATTATGTGGAGCAAAAGTAACTGATGAAGTTATGTTAGAAAAAACATTCTCAACTTTTCATGCATCCAATGTGCTCCTACAACAACAATATCGAGAAAAGGGGTTTAATAAATACTCTGATTTGATATCTTGTCTTCTCGTGGTTGAACAAAATAACGAGCTCTTGATGAAAAATCAAGAGGCTCATCCCGCAGGTACAGCTCCATTCCCAGAAGTGAATGTAGCAAGACACTGTTACTATGTGCAAAATTGTGGTCGTGGTCGTGAACGGGGTCGCGGTCGTGCCCATAATTATGCTCGTGGTCTTAATTTTGATCATAGCCGCAATGGCAATCATAAGAATGTATCTTTGCACCAGAAGTGGAAAGATACTGAAAAAGCATGA